Proteins encoded together in one Kwoniella shandongensis chromosome 3, complete sequence window:
- a CDS encoding tRNA N6-adenosine threonylcarbamoyltransferase produces MTQASSSKKKISPLPKPPGRLLCLGIEGSANKLGCGVISHSPSSNKSGATIVTVLSNVRHTYITPPGEGFLPSDTARHHREWVVRVIEEAVRKAGVRMGDLDVIAFTKGPGMGTPLQVGALVARTLSLLHNIPLVGVNHCVGHIEMGRQITSSHNPIVLYVSGGNTQVIAYSQQRYRIFGETLDIAIGNCLDRFARVIGLRNDPSPGYNIEVEAKKGKRLVALPYGTKGMDVSLAGILHAVETYTKDKRYRSWDRLSSSTTNEMEEEGEDIITPHDLCFSLQETTFAMLVEITERAMAHVGAKDVLIVGGVGCNLRLQQMMGIMASERNGRVFATDESFCIDNGIMIAQAGLLSYRMGQTTPIEKTGVTQRYRTDAVHVSWRA; encoded by the exons ATGACACAAGCATCATctagcaagaagaagatttcgCCTCTTCCCAAGCCGC CTGGTCGACTTTTATGCCTCGGTATCGAAGGCTCTGCCAATAAACTCGGTTGTGGAGTTatctcccactcaccttcgtcaaACAAAAGTGGTGCAACGATCGTCACTGTCCTTTCCAATGTCAGACATACGTATATTACCCCGCCAGGAGAGGGGTTCTTACCGTCTGATACGGCAAGACATCATCGAGAATGGGTGGTCAGGGTTATCGAGGAGGCGGTGAGGAAGGCAGGCGTGAGGATGGGTGATCTGGACGTCATTGCGTTCacgaagg GTCCTGGGATGGGTACACCTTTGCAGGTCGGTGCGCTGGTCGCGAGGACATTGTCTCTACTTCACAACATCCCATTGGTTGGGGTCAACCACTGTGTCGGTC ATATCGAGATGGGTCGACAAATCACATCTTCCCACAACCCTATCGTCCTCTACGTATCTGGCGGTAACACCCAAGTCATCGCGTATTCGCAACAACGATATCGTATCTTCGGCGAGACGCTCGACATTGCCATTGGCAATTGTCTGGATAGGTTTGCACGTGTGATTGGACTGCGGAACGATCCTTCCCCAGGATACAATATCGAAGTGGAAGCGAAGAA GGGCAAACGACTCGTGGCTCTTCCATACGGTACAAAAGGGATGGACGTCTCACTTGCCGGTATACTCCACGCCGTCGAAACGTACACGAAAGATAAGCGATATCGATCATGGGATAGACTTTCCTCGTCTACAACAAACgaaatggaagaagaaggagaagatatcATCACACCACATGATCTGTGTTTCTCATTACAAGAAACGACATTTGCGATGCTGGTGGAAATCACAGAAAGAGCAATGGCACATGTCGGTGCGAAAGACGTGTTGATTGTAGGCGGAGTCGGAT GCAATCTGAGATTACAGCAGATGATGGGGATAATGGCTTCGGAGCGGAATGGTAGAGTCTTCGCCACGGATGAGAG TTTCTGCATAGATAACGGGATCATGATCGCCCAAGCTGGATTGCTATCCTATCGTATGGGCCAGACCACACCCATTGAGAAAACAGGCGTGACGCAGAG ATATCGAACTGACGCAGTGCACGTCTCATGGCGAGCGTGA